In one window of Synergistaceae bacterium DNA:
- a CDS encoding DNA-directed RNA polymerase subunit omega, producing MIFMDLDKIYREQNIPNKYTLTLVVAARARQLSERMGPLPGYDEKFITKAVEDVANGCVEYKFVDKVRKQVNEPVEEE from the coding sequence ATGATTTTTATGGATTTGGATAAAATTTACAGAGAGCAAAATATTCCGAATAAGTATACTCTTACATTAGTGGTTGCAGCACGTGCACGACAGTTGAGTGAAAGAATGGGTCCTCTGCCAGGGTATGATGAGAAATTCATAACTAAAGCAGTTGAGGATGTCGCAAATGGGTGTGTAGAGTATAAATTTGTTGATAAAGTGCGTAAGCAAGTCAATGAGCCAGTGGAAGAAGAATAA
- the coaBC gene encoding bifunctional phosphopantothenoylcysteine decarboxylase/phosphopantothenate--cysteine ligase CoaBC: MSQWKKNKKILFGISGGIAAYKAPDILHSWIKAGCEVETILTKAAEEFVSPLVLSTLSGRCVWRESDFLSSEKGWKIPHISLTEWADIFVIAPCTANVLKMCAEGDSSTLMGAALLANRNPLLLFPAMNPNMLSHAETQANINKLMSRGHTVVNPDCGLLACGYEGQGRLPSKEVINEYVWRALYPKRDLEGLNVLITAGPTHEYIDPVRFISNPSSGKMGYALAKQAWYRGANVTLISGPTSLPVPVGVNFVKVITAEEMYDACIKNAPTADIMIKAAAVGDFRVEKISSNKIKRDKDMSLTLNLVQNKDIAAKLGEIKREGQTLVGFAAETQNFVGNARKKIESKKLDMIAVNDVLSENIGFESDNNKISLIIPGSNIEEIEGTKEEVADALFDAIILKRQGC; this comes from the coding sequence ATGAGCCAGTGGAAGAAGAATAAAAAAATATTATTCGGTATAAGTGGCGGAATTGCCGCTTATAAAGCACCGGACATTCTGCATAGTTGGATAAAGGCAGGATGTGAGGTAGAGACGATATTGACAAAAGCCGCAGAGGAGTTTGTCAGTCCTCTGGTGCTTTCAACTTTAAGCGGAAGATGTGTCTGGAGAGAAAGTGATTTTCTTTCATCTGAAAAAGGGTGGAAAATTCCTCATATATCCTTAACAGAATGGGCTGATATTTTCGTTATTGCACCATGTACGGCTAATGTCCTTAAAATGTGTGCAGAAGGAGATAGCTCTACTTTAATGGGAGCTGCACTTCTTGCAAATAGAAACCCGTTGTTGCTTTTTCCAGCCATGAATCCAAATATGCTTTCTCACGCTGAAACACAAGCGAATATAAATAAGTTGATGTCAAGAGGGCATACCGTAGTCAATCCTGATTGCGGGTTATTGGCGTGTGGGTATGAGGGACAGGGTCGCTTGCCCTCTAAAGAAGTAATTAATGAATATGTATGGAGAGCTCTATATCCTAAAAGAGATTTAGAGGGATTAAATGTCTTAATTACAGCAGGCCCTACTCACGAGTATATTGATCCTGTACGCTTTATAAGTAATCCAAGTAGTGGAAAAATGGGTTATGCCTTAGCAAAACAAGCTTGGTATAGAGGAGCCAACGTTACTTTAATTTCTGGCCCAACATCACTTCCAGTACCAGTTGGAGTGAATTTTGTAAAAGTAATAACGGCAGAGGAGATGTATGATGCCTGTATCAAAAATGCTCCAACCGCCGATATTATGATTAAGGCGGCTGCTGTAGGAGATTTTAGGGTAGAAAAGATATCTTCTAATAAGATAAAAAGAGATAAGGACATGTCTTTGACTCTCAATCTTGTGCAGAATAAAGATATTGCAGCAAAGCTAGGAGAGATAAAACGAGAAGGACAAACTCTCGTAGGCTTTGCGGCTGAGACGCAAAATTTTGTGGGGAATGCTAGAAAGAAAATAGAATCAAAGAAGCTTGATATGATTGCGGTGAATGATGTGCTTTCTGAAAACATAGGGTTTGAGTCCGACAAT